The window TCAACGAAATCGTAAACGGCAGCAGGTACCACCAGAAAACGTTTCGCAACAGCCAAATTTGATGTTCGACCTGAGTGAGCGATTCCTTCGCATAAAACAACAGCGGTTGCCCAGGATCGCTTGACGCCTTGGGATGTCGCTTGCGATCGATCAGCATGAAGCCCGCAATCCAAAGCAACACCGGCACGGTCAACCACCACGACCACGGCAACGAAAAGCCGATCCCCAACACCAACCAAACCGGGATCAGCAACAACGACACGCCGACTTCACGCACATCTCGCCAGAAAATCATGGTGCGAAATTGGTCGTCCGATCGCTGGACCTGCTGCGTCAGCAATTCAATATCAATCGTCACCTTCAACTGCGATGCATCGGCCTTCCAGGCTTGCCGAAACTTATCAAGACTCATTGTGCTGGCCCTCCGCGACTTCGACGTTCAGCAATTGGGAGAGTGTTTTCTTTACACGATTCAGCCGCACTCCGACGTTGCTTTCAGATATTCCTAGAACACTGGCCATTTCGCGGTAGGACAATTCGTCCAGGTACAGCAGCACCAATGCAACATCGGATTTCGGCAACTGATGAATCGCCTCGTAAAGTTGCTCCAGCGTCTCTCGCTGTTCAGCGTGCTCGGCAGAATCAATTGTTTCAGATGGAATGGCTTGCACTTCGAGCAGCGGCTGTTGGCACGTCCTTCGCCGTTGATCGTTGCGACGCCAATTCATTGCGGTATGCAGTGCAACGCGATAAAACCATGTTGCCGGACTGGCTTGCCCTCGAAAACGAGGCAATGAATGCCACGCCTGAAGCAAGATCTCCTGGGCGAGATCCTGGCTCTCTTCGCTGCCAAGCGTGTAGGCACGCGCCACCTGAACAACCGAAGCTTTGTGCTTCTCCAGCCAATCAATGAATAGCGACTTGGCATCTTCTTCCAGCACCAGTAGCCCTCGTTCAGTGGTTCCGTTCGACGTCTTTCTATTTGTGTTGGTAACGCTGGTAGCGTATCCCTTACACAAAAAGTTGGTCGTTCACGAAAAAATCGGTGTGCCGGGCTGAGTGGCCAAAAACGCCTACTCGATTGAGTGAAGTGAACTTCAACCAACGCGAGTGGGCGCCTCACAAGCGATCATGGGCTCGCTTGGGAGACGAACTCGGCTGGCAATTCGTACTGTCCGTCCGATGCCAAACGTGTCGTGATCAAGATTGCTGACTTGTCCGGTTTCACCACCCACACCAATGCCTGCTTCGGATCGGCCGGTCCGGTCGCGGTTCGATCGGGGTTGGCCCCAAGCACCAAATCGGTCAGCACCGTTCGCAACGGAATATCATTTTTCGCGAAATCACGAATTTGTTGGTTTTGGGTGATGCCCATCTTCTGCAAATCACCACCAATGATTTCGATGGGTGGCAATTGATTGTTCGCGGGCAGGTCACGGTTGAACTCTTCAGCAATCGTGTCGACGGCAAACTGCAACGATTCTTGATCGAAGCTGACCGACATCTTCCGGTCCAGCAATTCCTCGATCGACAATTTGGTTTGAGTGGACGCCATTGCCTCCGAGACAGGTTCGGTCGTCGTGTTTGTGGCGAGCAAGGTTGCCAACGTCAGTTGCGGCAGAGCCAATGGTGGCAGGTAAGCGTTCCAAACAAGTTTGCGATCCACGCGACCGGTACGCACATTCTCTTGCGCAAACGCCCACATCGACGGCAGCCTCGCGGCGAGCAATCTCCACGAAGGATCGATGTCACGCGTCACCAGGAAGTCTTCTGCCCAGCGAGGTGCGTTGTCGAGTTGGGCACGAAGTGGCGTCGCCAGCGCGGTGGGATCAACGCCCGGGGCAGCTGCCAAGCGAACTTCGACATACGATCCAGTTGGGCTGGTTGATGTTTCGTTGGACGAATTTTCGGACGCGGATGCCACTCGAACCAACACGCCGCCGCAATCGGCGAGAAGGTTTTGTCGAATCCATGGAATCAGTTCCGGCGAAGTCGCGTCCATCCAATGCCTCGCATCGCTGACCAGGAAATTAGGCTGGGTTAGAAACGCGAT of the Rhodopirellula baltica SH 1 genome contains:
- a CDS encoding RNA polymerase sigma factor, whose product is MLEEDAKSLFIDWLEKHKASVVQVARAYTLGSEESQDLAQEILLQAWHSLPRFRGQASPATWFYRVALHTAMNWRRNDQRRRTCQQPLLEVQAIPSETIDSAEHAEQRETLEQLYEAIHQLPKSDVALVLLYLDELSYREMASVLGISESNVGVRLNRVKKTLSQLLNVEVAEGQHNES